aatttaccTTGAAACTAGAAACCAGTTTTATGACTCATCATAAGGCAATATTAACATCACATAGAAgttattgtttgaaaataaatacaattatatcaGACTTACTAACGATCTCAAATTTCTGACATTAAGGAAGAATATAACTATTAATTTGGGTCAGATATTGAAGCTAATTATCAAAGTAAATGTCGGCCTAATGTTCTTCAAagcacaacaaaaaaatacggCTTTATATACTTAATGAATCTCCGTACTATGCCGTGGTGTGTagtaaatacattttagaacaaatattattttcagtagaGTGCATAAATACCACGAATATTCCCGTGGAGTTCTAACCTTGGAGAATATTTTTGGCATCACCAGCGTCAACAGCTGATGTTCAATTAGCTCtcatttaattgatttaaaacGAAAGATACTCACTCGTTAAATTAGCATCCATTTTTAACGATGCTGCActcattttttatattctaaaatatcaaattacagAAATTTTATTCAACAGTTCACTGACAAACATAGCTAAACAAAAACCATAGACAAGCACTGAAATTGACGTTTCCGATGTCAAAGTCTAAACCCAAAACCCAAAGACTAAAAGTGTCTATGATTCACGTCCTAATATTCTCTGACAGTGACAGTTGACACAGACTGTCAAGAAACGCTGTCGGCTGTCggtcaaaaaattacaaaataaaaaaatcggccctttctgcaatattttatttaattgactaATGTTGCTGAAGGTTATCTCATATTCAAGCAGTTTGTTTTCGCCAAGAGGTTTAAACCTCATTCAGAAAGGTGAGTGTTTTACGACTGCGCTCGCTCAGtcatacataaaaattataacctGTATCATGAActtgattgtatttttattatttttagttcctAAATTCAACCTGTGTGAGTGTGCAAGCAAAATGTCAACAGCTCTGGAAGCTATACCGAAAGTAGATATAGACCCTACAGGAGTATTCAAGTATATATTGCTGAATGTGTACGACAAAACAAAGGTTAATGTTGAACCAGTTGTAATCGTTCGTGGTTATAAGCGATGCAATTACCATTCAGATATTTATGATGAGGTGAGAATAATAGTCATCTAGTACATACAATGCACACTTGTAATTCAGTAactttaagtaggtaactaTGAGGAAAAAACATGATAAGAAATGATTTTTCACATTTCAGGTGCAGGAAAGACTACAACCATTAGACTGTGAGCCTCTAGGTGGAGGAAGAATATCTCATGATGCAGAAAACAAAAAGATTCATATCTATGGTTACTCTCAGGGCTACGGCAAAGCAGACCATGAGGTCACTGCCAAATTGATCAAGAAGGCCTTCCCTGGTTACGCCATCACTGTCAGTGATGAGGGATATTAAACTTACTGTGATTGTTCAACATCTTATGCTATTTATacttgtgaaataaaaaatgtaaaacataaCATTCAttcctaattattttattttcctcttaGATCTCCTATATGCTAtgattatgaatttatttgagTAAATCACATAATTATTAGATAAAGCTTATATGAATATGTATATACCAGGGAAAGTTAGAAACTCCTCCGTTGTTCTCAGTTGTCTTGAGGAGTTAACTTTTTCATCTTTTACTTTTTACTCCCACACTGTGTCATCATAAGTTCAACATTTTGTTAATCCATTGTTTCCCTCAGAAAGGTCGATGTATCATAATACACTTGAACAACCTATTTCATCAggatcacaaaaatatattaatacagCCAGAATATTTTGCACGTAAACTGATTAATTCTGCGTCAATCGgaacaattataattttttttgacaGTTTACTCATGTCAAAGTCATCAATGACAGATCAATGTGATGATGGGAATTGcgaattttcattttcaatagaAATTATTGTGTTTGTGATAAAACAATGGCAAACTTTACAACAGACGGTAAATTATGTATAGAGCGAGAGATAGAAATAAATACCCCAGACAAACAGTTTGATGACTTGATAACACGTTTCGATATCAGCGAAACGTGCCAATGGATAACAGACAATAACTTCCAAAAGGTAAACATAACTTTTTCACACATTTGCGAAACCAATATTTGTTCAACTAATTAACGTGTCTCTCAAACAGGTATGTCTTCAATTTCCCGATGAACTGCTCGGAGTGAGTGCAAAGATTTATCAAGAAATAAAGAGAAGAGTGGAGGTTGATCTGTACATTCTTGGTGACACTTCATATGCTAGGTATGCTTGCTGTGTATATCGTAGATCATATTTTTTGATTGTCTTTTTAGTCTTTGTATATAACCCAACCCATATAAAAGTACTTACAAATCACCCTCTATGGTCAGTCTATCTTAATGCAACCTTCATAATTTCAGCTGCTGTGTGGACTCAGTAGCTGCAATGCATGTCCAGGGCAATGCAGTAGTGCACTATGGTCACTCCTGCTTCACCAAGACCAACATACCAGTGTTTACTGTACTGCCCAAAGATCATATAGATGTAGACTCCACTATGAAGGTCCTACATGACAATTTTAATTCTGATGATAATGTGAAAATGTGCCTGTTTTATGATGCTGGTTTTGAACATTGTAAAGGTGAGtataagaaacaaaatgaagacataaataatttcacatttatcCTTATATCACttctatttttaatgaaaactttcCTCAAACAGAATAAAACAAGTGTATTACTTTGCTTTCAGACAAAATATCAGAACACTGGTTTCAACACTACCCACAGAGCTACATATCTTTTGTGCAAATAGAGGAGCACCCACACAGGTTCCTGGGCAGAGTAGTCAAAGACAAAAGAGGTGAAGAGTTCCCAGTTGATGTGCTCAAAGATTGCATTTGTATACATGTTGGGTCTAGGGGACAGACTGTGTTCAATTACACTATTTCTATAGCAGGtaaaaatggcaaaaaaaaatgtaaatattatttcacatagtgtaataatttttaaaaaactcAATTGTTTTCACAGCCTCTGAATGGTATGTCCTGGATCCAAATACAAGCAAAGTGGAACATTTACAAGAAACCATGTGGTTCAGGCGTAGAAGGTTTCTGGTGGAGAAATGCAAGGATGCCAATGTGGTTGGGCTTCTCATTTGCAAGCTGGCTGGTGACCAGACCAAGGATATCATCAGTAGGATGAAAGAGTTGTGTAAAGTAAATGGAAAGAAGAGCTACATTGTGTCAGTTGGTAAACCTAATGTTCCAAAGTTGGCTAACTTTCCTGAAGTAAGTCTTCCATTTATATGCTTAATTTTTATGGGGTTAATTACCATTCAAatacttatttgtatttttattccaCAGATTGACATCTATGTAATGATAGCATGCCCAGAAAATGACCTCTACAGTGCCAGAGACTTCTACA
The window above is part of the Helicoverpa armigera isolate CAAS_96S chromosome 3, ASM3070526v1, whole genome shotgun sequence genome. Proteins encoded here:
- the LOC126053570 gene encoding 2-(3-amino-3-carboxypropyl)histidine synthase subunit 2 gives rise to the protein MANFTTDGKLCIEREIEINTPDKQFDDLITRFDISETCQWITDNNFQKVCLQFPDELLGVSAKIYQEIKRRVEVDLYILGDTSYASCCVDSVAAMHVQGNAVVHYGHSCFTKTNIPVFTVLPKDHIDVDSTMKVLHDNFNSDDNVKMCLFYDAGFEHCKDKISEHWFQHYPQSYISFVQIEEHPHRFLGRVVKDKRGEEFPVDVLKDCICIHVGSRGQTVFNYTISIAASEWYVLDPNTSKVEHLQETMWFRRRRFLVEKCKDANVVGLLICKLAGDQTKDIISRMKELCKVNGKKSYIVSVGKPNVPKLANFPEIDIYVMIACPENDLYSARDFYKPIVYPYELEVALNSKRDPYFSTHITDYDQLLPGRPHHCDIEHVKEATDVSLITGKIRETKVDNNEGSSTDLAEKQNWALESIGQNLQDRSWKGLEQKLGETEVKKAEVGRMGIPLQYSNEPE
- the LOC110380765 gene encoding 14 kDa phosphohistidine phosphatase, with product MLLKVISYSSSLFSPRGLNLIQKVPKFNLCECASKMSTALEAIPKVDIDPTGVFKYILLNVYDKTKVNVEPVVIVRGYKRCNYHSDIYDEVQERLQPLDCEPLGGGRISHDAENKKIHIYGYSQGYGKADHEVTAKLIKKAFPGYAITVSDEGY